From Pseudomonas sp. FP2335, the proteins below share one genomic window:
- a CDS encoding DUF1176 domain-containing protein, which produces MLRRLLPALLLAAITPQALAQPPVETVPLLREIKQWVIGCDNLRNCHALSAPSGVDEEDYSSLTLHLWHQAGPEGYLRLRFDHRGQAVDLSTLRLDGQPLGPDLTRDLHVELDDQGGDPDMQSYGVIEEPAARRLLQRLRNGQRLQLPGEDEAHVSLSGLSAALLLMDAVQGRVDNVTALARPGKGAASEVPPRLPPPVLRRFQTAPPLSATEQAGLVAAALQAVTPEEGEAEANVGALSEKEAMTVTRYDCAAYNCEFDVSRRERQAPYKQTQLKLQPLPLDAAELQGSVGYDESTGTLSYFYKQRGIGDCGGGGVWVFDGKAFQLSEFHVMPRCTGVAYGDWPSLWTTQPAP; this is translated from the coding sequence ATGCTGCGCCGCTTACTTCCGGCCCTGTTGCTGGCCGCTATCACCCCTCAAGCCTTGGCTCAACCGCCTGTGGAAACCGTGCCATTGCTGCGGGAAATCAAGCAGTGGGTCATCGGTTGCGACAACCTGCGCAATTGCCACGCCCTCAGCGCGCCCAGCGGCGTCGACGAAGAGGACTACAGCTCGCTGACCTTGCATCTCTGGCATCAGGCCGGGCCTGAAGGCTATCTGCGTTTGCGCTTTGACCATCGCGGCCAGGCCGTGGACCTTTCCACCCTGCGGCTGGACGGTCAGCCGCTGGGGCCGGACCTGACCCGCGACTTGCACGTCGAGCTGGACGATCAGGGCGGCGATCCCGACATGCAGTCCTACGGCGTGATCGAAGAGCCCGCGGCGCGGCGTCTGTTGCAGCGTTTGCGCAATGGCCAGCGCTTGCAGTTGCCGGGTGAAGACGAGGCCCACGTATCGCTGAGCGGGCTGAGTGCAGCGTTGCTGTTGATGGATGCGGTACAAGGGCGGGTGGATAACGTCACCGCACTCGCACGGCCGGGCAAGGGGGCCGCGAGTGAAGTGCCGCCGCGCTTGCCGCCCCCCGTGCTGCGTAGGTTCCAAACCGCGCCACCGCTGAGCGCGACAGAACAAGCCGGGCTGGTCGCCGCCGCATTGCAGGCGGTCACGCCGGAGGAGGGTGAAGCCGAAGCCAACGTGGGCGCGCTGTCAGAGAAGGAAGCGATGACTGTCACGCGTTATGACTGCGCAGCCTACAACTGCGAGTTCGATGTCAGCCGCCGTGAACGACAAGCGCCCTACAAACAAACTCAGCTGAAACTGCAGCCATTGCCGCTGGACGCGGCGGAACTGCAAGGCTCGGTCGGCTACGACGAAAGCACCGGCACCCTCAGTTACTTCTACAAGCAGCGTGGGATCGGAGACTGCGGTGGCGGTGGCGTCTGGGTGTTTGACGGCAAGGCGTTCCAGCTCAGCGAGTTTCATGTGATGCCGCGCTGCACCGGCGTGGCTTATGGCGATTGGCCGTCGTTGTGGACGACTCAGCCGGCACCCTAG
- a CDS encoding aldo/keto reductase, whose translation MIYRTLGQSGLKVSALTLGTMMFGEQTNTEDSLRIIDKAWDQGINFIDTADVYTGGRSEEIVGEAIARHRDDWIVASKVAIGPTDGLPNRSGLSRKRIFNALEASLTRLDTDYLDIYYLHREDHDTPLEVTISAIGDLIRQGKIRYWGLSNYRGWRIAEVIRVAERLGVDKPVISQPLYNIVNRQAEVEQLTAAAAYGLGVVPYSPLARGVLSGKYAPDVTPEAGSRAARQDKRILETEWRVESLRIAQQIQQYTQGRGVGIVEFAIAWVLNNAAVSSAIVGPRTEAQWDAYIGALEVKVTAADEAFIDSLVTPGHSSTPGFNDVGHFVSGRVART comes from the coding sequence ATGATCTACCGCACATTGGGCCAGTCCGGCTTGAAGGTCAGTGCCTTGACCCTGGGCACCATGATGTTTGGCGAGCAGACCAACACCGAGGACTCGCTGCGCATCATCGACAAGGCCTGGGACCAGGGCATCAATTTTATCGACACCGCTGACGTCTATACCGGTGGGCGCTCCGAGGAAATCGTCGGCGAGGCCATCGCCCGTCATCGTGACGATTGGATCGTCGCCTCCAAAGTCGCGATCGGCCCCACCGATGGCCTGCCCAACCGCAGCGGCCTGAGCCGCAAGCGCATCTTCAATGCCCTGGAAGCCAGCCTGACCCGCCTCGATACCGACTACCTGGACATCTATTACCTGCACCGCGAAGACCATGACACGCCGCTGGAAGTGACCATCTCGGCGATCGGCGACCTGATCCGCCAGGGCAAGATCCGTTACTGGGGGCTGTCCAACTACCGTGGCTGGCGCATTGCCGAAGTGATCCGGGTGGCCGAGCGCCTGGGTGTCGACAAGCCGGTGATCAGCCAGCCGCTGTACAACATCGTCAACCGTCAGGCCGAGGTCGAGCAACTCACGGCAGCGGCGGCCTATGGCTTGGGCGTGGTGCCTTACAGCCCACTGGCGCGGGGGGTGCTCAGCGGCAAGTACGCGCCGGATGTCACGCCCGAAGCCGGCAGCCGCGCCGCGCGCCAGGACAAGCGCATCCTCGAAACCGAATGGCGCGTGGAGTCGCTGCGCATCGCCCAGCAGATCCAGCAATACACCCAGGGGCGTGGCGTGGGGATCGTCGAATTTGCGATTGCGTGGGTGTTGAACAACGCCGCGGTGAGCTCGGCGATTGTCGGACCGCGTACCGAAGCACAGTGGGATGCCTACATTGGGGCGCTGGAGGTGAAGGTCACGGCAGCGGATGAGGCGTTTATTGATTCGCTGGTGACGCCGGGGCATTCGTCTACGCCGGGGTTCAATGATGTCGGGCATTTTGTGTCGGGCCGAGTCGCACGGACGTAA
- a CDS encoding GNAT family N-acetyltransferase — protein sequence MHTPEPHIVIQRFTEAHLEGVAALYNEPAVCRQVLQMPFQSIEAWRNKLEMDNERRLQLVAVHGGEVIGQLGLEQQLRVRRSHVGSFGMGVAPAWQGKGVGSRLLAAALDVADNWMNLRRVELTVYADNEAAQQLYRKFGFEVEGRMRDYAVRDGAFVDTVSMARLRQSA from the coding sequence ATGCACACGCCTGAACCCCATATCGTCATCCAGCGTTTTACCGAGGCCCACCTGGAGGGCGTCGCCGCGCTCTATAACGAACCGGCCGTGTGCCGTCAGGTGCTGCAAATGCCTTTCCAATCGATTGAGGCGTGGCGCAACAAGCTGGAAATGGACAACGAGCGGCGCCTACAGCTGGTGGCGGTGCATGGCGGGGAAGTGATCGGCCAACTCGGCCTGGAACAACAACTGCGTGTGCGCCGCAGCCATGTCGGATCGTTCGGCATGGGTGTGGCCCCGGCCTGGCAGGGCAAGGGCGTGGGCTCGCGCCTGCTGGCGGCCGCGCTGGACGTGGCCGACAACTGGATGAACCTGCGCCGGGTAGAGCTGACGGTGTACGCCGACAACGAAGCCGCGCAGCAGTTGTACCGCAAGTTCGGTTTCGAGGTGGAAGGGCGCATGCGCGATTACGCCGTGCGTGACGGCGCGTTCGTCGACACCGTGAGCATGGCGCGCCTGCGCCAATCCGCCTAG
- a CDS encoding cbb3-type cytochrome c oxidase subunit 3, translating into MWGWLLLMCLYGAVEYCLRGQSEQSLDDASLLPFADDPEVAQRVEQATGKQVNAVAPEHAKPGWINLDM; encoded by the coding sequence ATGTGGGGCTGGTTGCTGTTGATGTGCCTGTATGGCGCCGTGGAGTACTGCTTGCGCGGGCAATCCGAGCAGAGTCTGGATGACGCCAGCCTGCTCCCCTTCGCCGACGATCCCGAGGTGGCACAACGGGTGGAGCAGGCCACCGGCAAACAGGTCAACGCGGTTGCACCGGAACATGCCAAACCGGGCTGGATCAACCTCGACATGTGA
- a CDS encoding glycerate kinase produces the protein MKIIIAPDSFKDSLSAEGVAQAIAQGLADVWPDAQLLQCPMADGGEGTVESVLAACNGELRSQTVQGPLRGTVDARWGWLADSHTAIIEMAEASGLQRVPPGQRDACCSTTFGTGELIRAALDLGAQRIILAIGGSATNDGGAGAMQALGMQLFDAQDQPLPPGGLALSRLARINLERLDPRLAEVRFEIAADVNNPLCGPHGASTIFGPQKGADPTQVQQLDAALSHYADHCAQVLRKDVRDEPGSGAAGGLGFAAKAFLGAQFRAGVEVVADLVGLDAAVRGADLVITGEGRFDAQTLRGKTPFGVARIAQRHNVPVIVIAGTLGDGYAQMYAHGVDAAFALPSGPMSLEQACSEAPRLLRERAADIARVWRTAARR, from the coding sequence ATGAAGATCATCATCGCCCCCGACTCGTTCAAGGACAGCCTGAGTGCCGAAGGCGTCGCCCAGGCTATTGCCCAAGGCTTGGCCGACGTCTGGCCGGATGCGCAGTTGCTCCAGTGCCCAATGGCGGATGGGGGTGAAGGCACGGTGGAATCGGTACTCGCCGCCTGTAACGGCGAACTGCGCAGCCAAACAGTGCAAGGACCACTGCGCGGTACGGTTGACGCGCGTTGGGGCTGGCTGGCCGACAGCCACACGGCGATCATCGAAATGGCCGAAGCCAGCGGCCTGCAACGGGTACCACCGGGGCAGCGCGACGCCTGTTGCAGCACCACATTCGGCACCGGCGAACTGATTCGCGCCGCACTCGACCTGGGTGCACAGCGCATCATCCTGGCGATTGGCGGCAGCGCCACCAATGACGGTGGCGCCGGCGCGATGCAGGCGCTTGGCATGCAGTTGTTCGACGCCCAGGACCAGCCGTTGCCACCGGGTGGCCTGGCCTTGTCGCGCCTGGCGCGGATCAATCTCGAGCGGCTTGACCCACGCCTGGCCGAGGTGCGCTTTGAAATCGCTGCCGACGTCAATAACCCACTGTGTGGCCCTCATGGCGCCTCGACCATCTTTGGCCCGCAAAAAGGTGCCGATCCCACGCAAGTGCAACAACTGGATGCCGCACTCAGTCACTACGCCGACCACTGCGCCCAAGTCCTGCGCAAAGACGTACGCGACGAACCCGGCAGTGGTGCGGCCGGTGGCCTCGGTTTCGCCGCCAAAGCTTTCCTCGGCGCACAGTTTCGCGCCGGTGTGGAAGTCGTCGCCGACCTGGTCGGCCTCGACGCCGCCGTACGCGGTGCCGACCTGGTGATCACCGGCGAAGGCCGCTTCGACGCCCAGACCCTGCGCGGCAAAACTCCGTTTGGCGTGGCGCGTATCGCCCAGCGGCACAATGTGCCGGTGATCGTCATCGCGGGCACCCTTGGCGACGGTTATGCGCAAATGTATGCCCACGGTGTCGATGCCGCGTTCGCCTTGCCGTCCGGTCCGATGAGCCTGGAACAGGCGTGCAGCGAGGCACCACGGTTGTTGCGCGAACGGGCCGCGGATATTGCGCGGGTGTGGCGCACTGCCGCTCGACGCTGA
- a CDS encoding SDR family oxidoreductase — MTSPLNGKTVIVIGGSSGIGAAVAKAAAARGAHVVLAGRRLTSSAEHGLRSEPVDVTDAASLQRLFESVGHFDHLVYTSGPNVRAKALTDTDLHEAQDNFNVKLWGSLRAIQLALPFLDAHGSISLTSGQLGRKVVPGQFIKIGINAATEALGKQLAKELAPRRVNVISPGVIDTPAYAGLAEEQRLAMFAKAGSALPVGRVGQAEEVAAGYVLAMENGYITGSVIDIDGGGLL, encoded by the coding sequence ATGACTTCTCCCCTGAACGGCAAAACCGTGATCGTCATTGGTGGCAGCAGCGGTATAGGCGCGGCCGTGGCCAAGGCCGCCGCCGCCCGAGGCGCCCACGTGGTATTGGCTGGCCGCCGCCTGACGTCGAGCGCCGAACACGGCCTGCGCAGCGAGCCGGTGGATGTCACCGACGCAGCCTCGCTACAGCGCCTGTTCGAAAGCGTCGGGCATTTTGATCACCTGGTCTACACCTCGGGACCGAACGTACGCGCCAAGGCCCTGACAGACACCGATCTGCACGAGGCCCAGGACAATTTCAACGTCAAACTCTGGGGCTCGTTGCGTGCGATCCAACTGGCGCTGCCATTCCTTGACGCGCACGGCAGCATCAGCCTGACTTCCGGGCAGTTGGGCCGCAAAGTGGTGCCGGGGCAGTTCATCAAGATCGGCATCAATGCCGCGACCGAGGCACTGGGCAAACAATTGGCCAAGGAGCTGGCGCCGCGTCGGGTCAATGTGATCAGCCCGGGGGTGATTGATACGCCCGCGTATGCAGGCTTGGCCGAAGAGCAGCGACTGGCGATGTTCGCCAAGGCGGGCAGCGCGTTGCCGGTTGGTCGGGTAGGGCAGGCGGAAGAAGTGGCGGCAGGTTACGTGCTGGCCATGGAAAACGGCTACATCACCGGCAGTGTCATCGACATCGACGGCGGCGGCCTGTTGTAA
- a CDS encoding MFS transporter, producing MSQSATAALATDDDKNAIYKRITLRLIPFIFICYLFNYLDRVNVGFAKLQMLDALKFSETVYGLGAGIFFIGYVLCGVPSNLALTRFGPRRWIALMMIVWGTLSTCLLFVTTPTHFYTLRLFTGAAEAGFFPGVVLYLSQWFPTFRRGRIMALFMSAIPVSGLLGSPFSGWILNHFAAGQGGLAGWQWMFLLQGIPTVILGGLAYFLLSDSFANAKWLKPHERAVLEADQATDLANKPKTTSDSLAEVFKNPAIWAFGLIYFCIQSGVYAINFWLPSIIKNLGFSDNLVIGWLSAIPYLLAAVFMLLVGRSADLRKERRWHLVVPMLMGAIGLVIAVNFATTPAIAILGLTIATMGALTGLPMFWPVPTAMLSAGAAAGGLALINSMGQMAGFLSPYIVGFVKDATGSTDMALYLLAAVIVAGSVLALRMTRSLKV from the coding sequence ATGTCACAGAGCGCCACTGCCGCACTGGCTACCGATGACGATAAAAACGCCATCTACAAGCGCATCACCCTGCGCCTGATCCCCTTCATTTTCATCTGCTATCTGTTCAATTACCTCGACCGGGTAAACGTTGGCTTTGCCAAGTTGCAGATGCTCGATGCCTTGAAGTTCAGCGAAACCGTGTACGGCCTGGGTGCCGGGATCTTCTTTATCGGTTACGTGCTGTGCGGCGTGCCGAGCAACCTGGCACTGACCAGGTTCGGGCCGCGGCGCTGGATTGCGCTGATGATGATCGTGTGGGGCACCTTGTCTACGTGCCTGCTGTTCGTCACCACGCCGACGCACTTCTATACCCTGCGTCTGTTTACCGGGGCTGCCGAGGCCGGGTTCTTTCCGGGGGTGGTGCTGTATCTCTCGCAGTGGTTCCCGACGTTCCGACGTGGGCGGATCATGGCGCTGTTCATGTCGGCGATTCCGGTCTCGGGCTTGCTGGGCAGCCCGTTCTCCGGCTGGATCCTCAATCACTTCGCCGCCGGCCAGGGTGGCCTCGCCGGCTGGCAATGGATGTTCCTGCTGCAAGGCATCCCGACCGTGATCCTTGGTGGCCTGGCTTACTTCCTGCTCAGTGACAGTTTCGCCAACGCCAAGTGGCTCAAGCCCCACGAGCGTGCGGTACTGGAGGCCGATCAGGCGACTGACCTGGCCAATAAGCCCAAGACCACCTCCGACTCCCTCGCCGAAGTGTTCAAGAACCCGGCGATCTGGGCGTTTGGCCTGATTTATTTCTGCATTCAGAGCGGTGTCTACGCGATCAACTTCTGGCTGCCGTCGATCATCAAGAACCTGGGCTTCAGCGATAACCTGGTAATCGGCTGGCTCAGTGCAATCCCGTATCTGTTGGCGGCGGTCTTCATGCTGCTGGTGGGGCGCTCCGCCGACTTGCGCAAGGAGCGTCGTTGGCACCTGGTGGTGCCGATGTTGATGGGGGCGATAGGTCTGGTGATTGCGGTGAACTTTGCCACGACGCCAGCCATTGCGATTCTTGGCCTGACCATCGCAACGATGGGCGCCCTCACTGGCCTGCCGATGTTCTGGCCAGTACCGACCGCCATGCTCAGCGCAGGCGCGGCGGCAGGTGGCTTGGCGTTGATCAACTCCATGGGACAGATGGCCGGGTTCCTCAGCCCCTATATCGTCGGCTTTGTGAAGGATGCCACCGGGTCGACGGACATGGCGTTGTACCTGCTGGCGGCGGTGATTGTGGCCGGTAGCGTGCTGGCCCTGCGCATGACCCGCAGCCTCAAGGTTTAA
- a CDS encoding LysR family transcriptional regulator, with protein MSSILDLEVFVRTADTGSLSAAARGLNLTPAAASIALKRLETRLGFRLLARSTRSMRLTEEGRRYLDSVRVALAALSEGEQALKQQNQGLSGLLQVAAPSDFGRNVVLGWLDEFKAQHPNIRLQLMLNDSNADLFRETIDIALRFGVPQDSSLVALPIAPAHCRVAVASPAYLARHGTPQAPLELSQHSALRYMRQGQISKTWRFRRANELQDVDVSGDFLSDDGEIVRRWALAGHGIAYKARLDVIGDIRAGRLLALFEDWQGEPAPLNLMCPHRLQVSERVKVLHRFLQERCQALLST; from the coding sequence ATGAGCTCGATCCTTGATCTGGAAGTCTTCGTGCGCACCGCCGACACCGGCAGCCTTTCGGCGGCTGCGCGAGGCCTGAACCTGACGCCTGCGGCCGCGAGCATCGCCCTCAAGCGCCTGGAGACGCGCCTGGGTTTTCGTCTGCTGGCCCGTTCTACACGCAGCATGCGCCTGACCGAAGAAGGCCGGCGCTACCTCGACAGCGTGCGCGTGGCGCTGGCCGCCTTGTCGGAGGGCGAGCAGGCGCTGAAGCAGCAAAACCAAGGCCTGAGCGGCCTGCTGCAAGTGGCCGCGCCATCGGACTTCGGGCGTAATGTGGTGCTCGGTTGGCTGGATGAGTTCAAGGCCCAACACCCCAATATCCGCCTGCAACTGATGCTCAACGACAGCAATGCCGACCTGTTCCGCGAAACCATCGACATCGCCCTGCGCTTTGGCGTGCCCCAGGACTCCAGCCTGGTGGCGCTGCCGATCGCCCCCGCGCATTGCCGCGTCGCCGTCGCCAGCCCCGCGTACCTTGCACGCCACGGTACGCCCCAGGCGCCCCTGGAGCTGTCGCAGCACAGCGCGCTGCGGTACATGCGCCAAGGCCAGATCAGCAAGACCTGGCGTTTTCGCCGCGCCAACGAGCTGCAAGACGTCGACGTGAGCGGAGATTTCCTCAGTGATGACGGCGAAATCGTACGCCGCTGGGCATTGGCCGGGCACGGTATTGCCTACAAGGCCAGGCTGGATGTCATCGGCGATATTCGCGCTGGCCGGCTGCTGGCGCTGTTCGAGGATTGGCAGGGAGAGCCCGCCCCCTTGAACCTGATGTGCCCACATCGGCTGCAAGTGTCGGAGCGGGTGAAGGTGCTGCATCGATTTCTCCAGGAGCGTTGCCAGGCCTTGCTGAGCACATGA
- a CDS encoding sugar diacid recognition domain-containing protein, with protein sequence MFELDHDLAQDIVDRTMAILPYNVNVMDSQGLILGSGEPERINTRHEGAQLVLANGRVVEIDGQTAKHLKGVQPGINLPLLHDQRLIGVLGITGEPEGLRTYAELVRMTAEMLVSHRHQQAEQQWRRQRCDDLLALLLAETGDSPRLVDEAQQLGLKPQLARTPYLFELGPGQSAEALNAWLTSRYPDSWCVSSAQFSLLWCRPAALPVDNPRLLEKLEGQGWNILRVAVGGQADGLPGLRRCYRRVGDLLAYGRDVLPHTRLLTLNRFRLPVMLWRHRNDDALDELLNPLRKVLAKDANGQLQATLRSWCEHDGQSQACADALGIHRNSLRYRMERIAELSGVDPLTLDGMLALYLGVQLLPQALSE encoded by the coding sequence ATGTTCGAGCTGGATCATGACTTGGCGCAGGATATTGTCGATCGCACCATGGCCATCCTGCCCTACAACGTCAACGTCATGGACAGTCAGGGGCTGATTCTCGGCAGCGGCGAGCCGGAGCGCATCAATACTCGTCATGAAGGCGCGCAACTGGTGCTGGCCAATGGGCGTGTGGTGGAAATCGATGGGCAGACCGCCAAGCACCTCAAGGGCGTGCAGCCGGGGATCAACCTGCCGCTGCTGCATGACCAGCGCCTGATCGGCGTACTCGGCATCACCGGCGAACCGGAAGGCTTGCGCACTTACGCCGAGCTGGTGCGCATGACCGCTGAAATGCTGGTCAGCCATCGCCATCAGCAGGCCGAGCAACAATGGCGGCGCCAGCGTTGCGACGATCTGCTGGCGTTGCTGCTGGCCGAAACCGGCGACTCCCCTCGTCTGGTGGACGAAGCCCAGCAACTGGGGCTCAAACCGCAACTGGCACGCACGCCGTACCTGTTTGAACTGGGCCCGGGTCAATCGGCAGAAGCCTTGAATGCCTGGCTGACCTCGCGCTACCCCGACAGCTGGTGTGTCAGCTCGGCGCAGTTTTCCCTGCTCTGGTGCCGCCCGGCAGCCCTGCCGGTGGATAACCCACGGTTGCTGGAAAAGCTCGAAGGCCAGGGCTGGAACATCCTGCGCGTCGCCGTCGGCGGGCAAGCCGACGGTTTGCCCGGGCTGCGCCGTTGCTACCGCCGTGTCGGCGATTTGCTCGCCTATGGCCGCGATGTCCTGCCGCACACACGGCTGCTGACCCTCAACCGCTTTCGCCTGCCGGTCATGCTCTGGCGCCACCGCAACGATGATGCCCTCGACGAGTTGCTCAACCCCCTGCGCAAGGTGCTGGCCAAGGACGCCAACGGCCAATTGCAGGCAACCCTGCGCAGTTGGTGCGAGCACGACGGCCAGAGCCAGGCCTGCGCCGATGCCCTGGGCATCCATCGCAACAGTTTGCGTTACCGCATGGAGCGCATCGCCGAACTCAGTGGCGTCGACCCACTGACCCTGGACGGCATGCTCGCGCTCTACCTCGGTGTTCAGCTGTTGCCCCAGGCTTTGTCGGAATGA
- a CDS encoding aspartate/glutamate racemase family protein, whose product MRTIGLIGGMSWESSAEYYRLINQQVREQLGPLRSAQLLMYSVDFGPVAQAQHAGRWDDAALILEEAARRLQAGGADCVVLCTNTMHLVAPRIEAAVSIPFLHIADAAGLAAVAAGTLTVGLLGTAFTMEQDFLKSRLADHGLSVLVPDADERQAVHRIIYEELCVGVISEASRQVYQRVIESLAARGAQAIILGCTEIGLLIKPQHSKLPLLDTTELHAQAAVAFALQD is encoded by the coding sequence ATGCGCACCATCGGCCTTATCGGCGGCATGAGCTGGGAGTCCAGCGCCGAATACTACCGCCTCATCAACCAGCAGGTGCGTGAGCAACTGGGCCCGCTGCGCTCGGCGCAACTGTTGATGTACAGCGTGGATTTCGGCCCGGTGGCGCAGGCACAACACGCCGGGCGTTGGGACGACGCCGCGCTGATCCTCGAAGAGGCTGCGCGGCGCCTGCAAGCCGGCGGGGCCGACTGCGTCGTGCTGTGTACCAACACCATGCATCTGGTGGCGCCGCGTATCGAGGCGGCAGTGTCGATTCCGTTTCTGCACATCGCCGATGCGGCGGGGTTGGCCGCTGTTGCAGCAGGCACCTTGACCGTGGGTTTGCTGGGCACGGCGTTCACCATGGAACAGGACTTTCTCAAGTCACGCCTGGCCGACCACGGTTTGAGCGTGCTGGTGCCCGACGCGGACGAGCGCCAAGCGGTGCACCGGATCATTTACGAGGAGTTGTGTGTCGGCGTGATCAGCGAAGCCTCGCGCCAGGTCTACCAACGGGTGATCGAGTCCCTGGCCGCGCGCGGCGCCCAGGCGATCATTCTCGGATGTACGGAAATCGGCCTGCTGATCAAGCCGCAGCACAGCAAGTTGCCGCTGTTGGACACCACCGAGCTGCATGCGCAGGCTGCGGTAGCGTTCGCGTTGCAGGACTAG
- the ccoN gene encoding cytochrome-c oxidase, cbb3-type subunit I has product MSTATIGQAYNYKVVRQFVIATIVWGVVGMAMGVWIASQLVWPQMNLDLPWTTFGRLRPLHTSLVIFGFAGSAQFAASYYAVQRTCQVRLFSDRLAAFTFWGWQSVIVIMLVSLPLGYTTTKEYAEIEFSGAVWMAVVWVAYAVVFFTTVVRRKTRHIYVGNWFFGAFILVIAMLHVVNHLAIPVDWFKSYPVYSGATDAMVQWWYGHNAVGFFLTTGFLGMMYYFVPKQVGRPVYSYRLSIVHFWALITLYIWAGPHHLHYTALPDWAQSLGMAMSLILLAPSWGGMINGMMTLSGGWHQLRTDPILRFLVLSLAFYGMSTFEGPMMAIKTVNALSHYTDWTIGHVHAGALGWVAMITFGSLYHMVPKVFGREQMHSVPLINLHFWLATIGTVLYIASMWVNGITQGLMWRAVNDDGTLTYSFVEALQASHPGFVVRFAGGVFFLAGMLLMAYNTWRTVRSADVRMAQLDARIA; this is encoded by the coding sequence ATGAGCACAGCAACAATCGGACAGGCCTATAACTATAAAGTCGTCCGTCAATTCGTCATTGCCACCATCGTCTGGGGTGTTGTCGGCATGGCCATGGGCGTGTGGATCGCTTCGCAGCTGGTCTGGCCGCAAATGAACCTTGATCTGCCCTGGACCACCTTTGGCCGCCTGCGGCCCTTGCACACCAGCCTGGTGATTTTTGGCTTCGCCGGCAGCGCACAGTTTGCCGCCAGCTATTACGCGGTGCAGCGCACTTGCCAGGTGCGGCTGTTTTCCGACCGCTTGGCCGCGTTTACCTTTTGGGGTTGGCAGTCGGTCATCGTGATCATGCTGGTCAGCCTGCCGCTGGGCTACACCACCACCAAGGAGTACGCCGAAATCGAGTTCTCCGGTGCGGTGTGGATGGCGGTGGTGTGGGTAGCCTACGCGGTGGTGTTTTTCACCACCGTGGTACGGCGCAAAACCCGGCATATCTACGTGGGCAACTGGTTTTTCGGCGCGTTTATCCTGGTGATCGCCATGTTGCACGTGGTCAATCACCTGGCGATCCCGGTGGATTGGTTCAAGTCCTACCCGGTGTATTCCGGGGCGACCGATGCGATGGTGCAGTGGTGGTACGGACATAACGCCGTAGGGTTTTTCCTGACGACGGGCTTCCTCGGGATGATGTACTACTTCGTGCCGAAACAAGTCGGGCGGCCGGTGTATTCCTATCGCCTGTCCATCGTGCACTTCTGGGCATTGATCACCCTGTATATCTGGGCAGGGCCCCACCATTTGCACTACACCGCGCTGCCGGACTGGGCGCAGTCACTGGGCATGGCAATGTCGCTGATCCTGCTGGCGCCGAGTTGGGGCGGGATGATCAACGGCATGATGACCTTGTCCGGCGGTTGGCATCAGTTGCGCACCGACCCGATCCTGCGCTTTTTGGTGTTGTCGCTGGCGTTCTACGGCATGTCCACGTTCGAGGGCCCGATGATGGCGATCAAGACCGTCAACGCTCTGTCCCACTACACCGACTGGACCATCGGCCACGTGCACGCCGGCGCGCTCGGTTGGGTGGCAATGATCACGTTCGGCTCGCTGTACCACATGGTCCCCAAGGTGTTCGGCCGCGAACAGATGCACAGTGTGCCGCTGATCAACCTGCACTTCTGGCTGGCGACCATCGGCACGGTGCTGTACATCGCCTCGATGTGGGTCAACGGTATTACCCAGGGCCTGATGTGGCGAGCGGTGAACGATGATGGCACCCTCACCTACTCGTTTGTCGAAGCCTTGCAGGCCAGCCATCCGGGGTTTGTCGTACGTTTCGCCGGTGGCGTGTTTTTCCTGGCGGGCATGCTGCTGATGGCCTACAACACCTGGCGGACGGTGCGCAGCGCCGACGTGCGCATGGCCCAGCTAGATGCGCGAATCGCCTGA